Proteins from one Candidatus Planktophila sp. genomic window:
- a CDS encoding AAA family ATPase, producing the protein MTIVLTDGTDDVQRYQFTLGEKVDVTDSVTELYDLISKKPEEKLIIIGPNIKLDTARSIGVHFRLERPDIGVILIRKRIEIGILTEALRAGLREVISSEDAGALVAACKRSLTISQQIIENSTHEGPSTTQGKVLIVFSAKGGCGKTTTAINLAYALSSDVKAKVVLLDFDLQFGDVAIALQIDPKKTISDAISMQNNIDELGIQSLLINQEDNLDILLAPTNPTDIEFISAKLAENLIDKLRQSYDYIIVDSPPAFTDVILQVFDMADRCFLLTTLDMPAIKNLRLVKNTLEALSIPKSKLEYVLNKSDLRAGLGIAEAEEMIGAPFSVQIPSSVEVSVSTNKGVPIVLDSPQNPVSKAYIFLARSTDRRFRRNKTVEKPKFFLRRNR; encoded by the coding sequence GTGACCATAGTATTGACAGATGGAACTGATGATGTTCAACGCTATCAATTCACCTTAGGAGAAAAAGTCGATGTGACGGACTCAGTCACTGAACTATACGATTTGATTTCCAAGAAGCCAGAAGAAAAATTAATTATTATTGGCCCAAATATTAAATTGGATACAGCAAGATCTATCGGCGTACATTTTAGGCTTGAACGCCCTGACATTGGTGTAATTCTCATACGCAAGAGAATAGAGATCGGTATTCTTACAGAGGCACTTCGGGCTGGGCTGCGGGAAGTAATTAGTAGCGAGGATGCTGGTGCATTGGTTGCAGCATGTAAACGATCACTCACTATTTCACAACAGATTATTGAGAACTCCACGCATGAAGGGCCGAGCACGACACAGGGAAAAGTCCTTATTGTTTTCTCTGCAAAAGGTGGGTGTGGGAAAACAACAACGGCTATAAATTTGGCGTATGCCTTAAGTTCGGACGTCAAAGCGAAAGTAGTGCTACTTGATTTTGACCTTCAATTTGGCGACGTTGCTATAGCTTTGCAAATTGATCCAAAGAAAACTATAAGTGATGCAATAAGTATGCAGAATAATATAGATGAATTAGGAATTCAATCACTACTAATTAATCAAGAAGACAACCTAGATATTCTTTTAGCGCCAACCAATCCAACGGATATAGAATTTATTAGCGCAAAATTGGCTGAGAATTTAATAGATAAGCTAAGACAGAGTTACGACTACATAATTGTCGATTCCCCGCCCGCCTTTACCGACGTTATACTACAGGTCTTCGATATGGCAGATCGCTGTTTCCTACTTACTACATTAGATATGCCAGCAATAAAAAATTTGAGATTGGTGAAAAACACACTTGAAGCATTAAGTATTCCTAAATCAAAACTTGAGTACGTATTAAATAAAAGTGACTTGAGAGCCGGCCTCGGAATCGCAGAGGCAGAGGAGATGATCGGAGCACCATTTTCAGTTCAAATTCCATCTAGTGTGGAGGTTTCAGTATCAACAAATAAGGGTGTTCCAATCGTGCTAGACAGTCCACAAAATCCGGTGAGCAAAGCTTATATTTTCCTTGCTAGAAGCACAGATCGCCGTTTCCGCCGCAATAAAACTGTCGAGAAACCCAAATTCTTCTTAAGGAGAAATCGATGA
- a CDS encoding VWA domain-containing protein, with protein sequence MSAGLPHIHAVEHNKNSIFFLIDVSGSMNGTKINAVKNAITSIITVLPTNVDAGIIIFSRKATLLVPLTKNRQPLLQAVINLKVQGETALFDAVKLGLESAPQVGKSRIILLTDGEDTVSKESAGNLLTTLALRGIPVDSIGLQTTSQQGKTLQSISDSSDGVFYPLSEVSKLIEVYQKSLTTILKPTLTPSTVTVPIEYTGTNWRFIPYLISFSMFFLTFLFLLLIRKNLGDKRNRRNRWGALETHTIQKVSNQHIAKIRKNLNFDALPPRFVRWINIRLELIHSEVSFERVVKILCVLSIVLFFLGWSIFSNVFVAVIMAILLTPYLFAKYVKRRHKKQIRLFAEELPDLLNIVASALRSGLTLQQGLEAFTLDNKGEVARQIRRATSEIQMGTTAEDALMSIAVRMNNEDLKWTVTALSIQRNVGGSLATILGTTYTTVKERAEIRREVRTLSAEGKLSAYILMALPIGIFSFLFLTKREYVRIFWTEAVGLLLLGVIALALSIGWLWIKKIIEIKI encoded by the coding sequence ATGAGTGCAGGTCTGCCACACATCCATGCAGTGGAGCACAACAAAAATTCTATATTTTTTTTGATCGATGTAAGTGGTTCCATGAACGGGACCAAAATCAATGCAGTTAAAAATGCAATTACATCGATTATTACAGTTCTGCCCACCAATGTAGATGCAGGAATTATTATCTTTAGTAGAAAGGCAACTCTGCTCGTTCCGCTTACCAAAAATCGGCAACCTCTTTTGCAAGCAGTAATAAATTTAAAAGTGCAAGGTGAGACGGCCTTATTTGATGCAGTTAAGCTTGGTTTAGAAAGCGCTCCACAGGTAGGTAAGTCACGCATAATTCTCTTAACCGACGGGGAGGATACGGTTAGTAAAGAAAGTGCAGGCAATCTTCTAACTACATTGGCGCTTCGAGGGATACCGGTAGATTCAATAGGTTTACAAACCACTTCACAGCAAGGCAAAACCTTACAATCAATATCTGACTCAAGTGATGGAGTTTTCTATCCATTAAGTGAGGTGAGTAAATTAATAGAGGTTTACCAGAAAAGCCTCACTACAATTCTAAAACCAACTCTCACACCATCGACAGTAACGGTACCTATTGAGTACACTGGGACCAATTGGCGTTTCATCCCATATTTAATTTCGTTTTCAATGTTTTTTCTCACATTTCTCTTTCTTCTTCTCATTCGTAAAAATTTAGGTGACAAGCGAAATCGCCGAAACCGTTGGGGAGCCCTTGAAACTCATACAATTCAAAAGGTAAGTAATCAACATATTGCAAAAATTAGGAAAAATTTAAATTTTGATGCTCTCCCTCCTAGATTTGTACGGTGGATAAATATTCGTCTTGAACTAATTCACAGCGAGGTATCCTTTGAGCGAGTTGTAAAAATTCTTTGCGTACTCTCCATTGTATTATTCTTTCTAGGGTGGTCCATATTTTCCAATGTGTTTGTTGCCGTAATCATGGCCATACTTTTAACACCATACCTCTTTGCCAAGTATGTAAAGAGAAGACATAAGAAACAGATTCGACTTTTTGCAGAAGAGCTCCCTGATTTACTAAATATTGTGGCAAGTGCCCTGAGATCAGGGCTAACTCTTCAACAAGGACTTGAGGCTTTTACTCTGGATAACAAGGGAGAGGTAGCGCGGCAGATTCGACGAGCCACTTCTGAGATTCAAATGGGTACAACGGCGGAGGATGCCTTAATGAGTATTGCAGTGCGAATGAATAACGAAGATTTAAAGTGGACCGTAACTGCCTTATCAATTCAAAGAAATGTTGGTGGAAGTCTCGCAACTATTTTGGGGACTACGTATACGACCGTAAAAGAGAGAGCAGAAATTAGACGAGAAGTTCGTACTCTCTCAGCTGAGGGAAAACTTTCAGCATATATATTGATGGCATTACCTATTGGAATATTTAGTTTTCTATTTCTAACAAAAAGAGAGTACGTGAGAATTTTCTGGACAGAGGCGGTTGGTCTTCTACTTTTGGGAGTAATAGCATTAGCTTTATCAATTGGTTGGCTGTGGATTAAGAAGATTATAGAGATAAAAATATAA
- the cpaB gene encoding Flp pilus assembly protein CpaB — protein MKKVIFSAKKGNLQLLGILLLSVLTATIIFVYTAGIESRITSQQELIPTLIVGQPIPVGTSLGTAFSSGLIQITQVPRQSLPPFAITSVNDSNGALVALNELHPGQFVTTPNFGEKATNTSALKVPQGMLAVTVMIGEPEKVGSFLQPGSEIAIFGTKEGTSGARITSVLFPQITVLAIGNQIHADTSGQVPATSSVLITVAVTPEQALKLIHATRTENLYFALRSDGVEIK, from the coding sequence ATGAAAAAAGTGATATTCAGTGCAAAGAAGGGCAATCTACAACTACTCGGAATATTGCTACTTTCAGTACTGACTGCCACCATCATATTCGTTTACACAGCAGGTATTGAATCCAGAATTACATCGCAGCAGGAATTAATTCCAACTCTTATAGTGGGGCAACCCATCCCTGTTGGGACATCGTTAGGCACTGCATTTAGCAGTGGGTTAATTCAGATTACGCAAGTTCCGCGCCAATCTTTGCCCCCTTTTGCCATAACAAGTGTCAATGATTCAAATGGAGCACTTGTAGCACTCAATGAACTTCATCCCGGCCAGTTTGTGACCACGCCAAATTTTGGTGAAAAAGCTACAAATACCTCAGCTCTTAAAGTCCCACAGGGAATGCTTGCAGTAACTGTGATGATTGGAGAACCTGAAAAAGTTGGCTCTTTTCTACAACCAGGTTCAGAGATTGCAATTTTTGGAACTAAGGAGGGTACTTCTGGGGCAAGAATCACAAGTGTTCTTTTTCCCCAAATTACAGTTCTTGCTATTGGGAATCAAATTCATGCCGATACTTCCGGTCAGGTCCCAGCAACCTCATCGGTATTGATTACAGTAGCAGTTACTCCTGAACAGGCACTAAAACTAATACACGCAACAAGAACTGAAAATCTTTACTTTGCTCTACGCTCAGATGGAGTTGAGATAAAGTGA
- a CDS encoding pilus assembly protein, giving the protein MLNILKIQGRTFSDTKGVAAVEFALVLPLLLLLIVSLIDFGRIFFVQISITSASREGVRLSSLYSNGTPTPQNVIDLVNSSAPGAAVLSQLANVAALTVVQTPCSTTTLNENTTVDVSTNFKWLLPVGVLTLVSPNSTLANDFTIRSRGVMRCVG; this is encoded by the coding sequence GTGTTAAACATATTAAAAATACAAGGAAGAACCTTCTCTGACACTAAAGGCGTAGCAGCAGTTGAATTTGCACTTGTATTGCCCTTACTTCTACTACTTATAGTTTCACTCATAGATTTTGGACGTATTTTTTTCGTCCAAATAAGCATTACGAGTGCGAGCAGAGAGGGAGTTAGGTTGAGTTCGTTGTATAGCAATGGAACCCCTACCCCTCAGAACGTCATAGATTTAGTAAATTCAAGTGCTCCAGGAGCTGCGGTTTTATCTCAACTTGCAAACGTAGCCGCTTTGACTGTAGTCCAAACGCCCTGTTCAACAACTACTTTAAATGAAAATACTACGGTTGATGTTTCGACTAATTTCAAATGGTTACTACCGGTCGGGGTATTGACGCTTGTCTCCCCAAATTCAACACTTGCCAATGACTTCACAATTCGATCAAGAGGAGTTATGAGATGCGTTGGATAA
- a CDS encoding CpaF family protein, whose protein sequence is MSLSKRLQPGDPTEAKSFPNIETLRERIETLPIEEEDNQHLKNRVLEKLIQSLGQQLYSGQIEDAVLEQHVYEAIADVFSVSERSLTSYDRATLVQQITDEILGLGPLQSLLRNSEITEVMVKRFDQIFIEKGGRILQSELKFSSEEHLRRTIERIVSQVGRRIDESSPMVDARLQDGSRINAVVPPIAIDGSTITIRKFSQDPFTSKDLIAIGTISIDAMNFLASCIQAKYNIVISGGTGSGKTTTLNVLSSYIGKDERIITIEDAAELQLPQEHVIRLESRPLNTEGKGIITIRDLVRNALRMRPDRIVVGEVRDGAALDMLQAMNTGHEGSLTTVHANTSRDALMRIETMALMAGMDLPVEVIRQQIVGSIDIIVQQSRMRDGSRRITQISEVVGLEANVIQMQDLYTFKHNQNPKSPHPGELVSTGLLVNQGSHRSVINSTPTKQSDNA, encoded by the coding sequence ATGAGCCTTTCCAAACGCTTACAGCCGGGAGATCCAACTGAGGCAAAATCCTTTCCGAATATTGAAACATTGAGAGAAAGAATAGAAACTCTTCCTATCGAAGAGGAGGATAATCAACATCTTAAAAACCGGGTTCTTGAAAAACTAATACAATCTCTCGGTCAACAGCTTTATTCTGGACAAATTGAAGATGCAGTCCTTGAACAGCACGTATATGAAGCCATTGCTGATGTTTTCTCAGTTAGCGAACGCTCTCTTACAAGTTATGACAGAGCAACTCTGGTGCAGCAGATTACCGATGAGATTTTGGGACTTGGGCCATTACAATCATTACTCCGAAACTCAGAGATAACTGAAGTGATGGTAAAGAGATTCGATCAGATTTTTATTGAAAAAGGTGGTCGAATTTTGCAATCTGAACTTAAATTTAGTTCGGAGGAACACCTGCGCCGGACAATCGAAAGAATTGTAAGTCAGGTTGGTAGAAGAATTGACGAATCGAGTCCAATGGTTGATGCTCGCTTACAAGATGGAAGCCGAATAAACGCAGTTGTACCACCAATTGCAATTGATGGTTCAACAATCACAATTAGAAAATTCTCACAGGATCCATTTACCAGTAAAGATTTAATCGCAATTGGAACTATAAGTATCGACGCAATGAATTTTCTGGCAAGTTGCATACAGGCAAAGTACAATATTGTGATTAGTGGAGGAACTGGATCGGGTAAAACAACCACTCTCAATGTTCTCTCCTCTTATATAGGTAAAGACGAAAGAATTATTACAATTGAGGATGCTGCAGAATTACAGTTACCTCAGGAACACGTAATTCGTCTTGAGTCTCGCCCTCTTAATACCGAGGGGAAAGGCATTATTACCATTCGAGATTTAGTGAGAAATGCTTTGAGAATGCGCCCAGATCGAATAGTCGTAGGAGAAGTTCGTGACGGAGCGGCCTTAGACATGCTGCAAGCGATGAACACGGGCCATGAAGGATCATTAACAACTGTGCACGCAAACACTTCTAGGGATGCACTAATGCGTATTGAAACTATGGCACTTATGGCCGGTATGGATCTTCCAGTGGAGGTGATCCGTCAACAAATAGTGGGATCGATTGACATTATTGTTCAACAAAGTCGCATGCGCGATGGATCGCGCCGCATTACTCAAATAAGCGAAGTAGTAGGTCTAGAGGCCAACGTGATTCAGATGCAGGATCTCTATACCTTTAAACACAATCAAAATCCAAAATCCCCACATCCGGGAGAGTTAGTGTCTACCGGTTTATTAGTCAATCAAGGAAGTCACAGATCTGTGATTAACTCAACTCCCACAAAGCAAAGCGATAATGCGTAA
- a CDS encoding A24 family peptidase translates to MAKIVIPATFLLYVASYLVTGWSIQLLSLIALATVTVPLVVTDIKEHRLPNSFTSTGFIAGLGVSIILAIKESSLGPVIHTLSVALLTGSAFLVLYLFSRGGMGMGDVKLAIMLGALIAPFGWPVLVMGFIVAFILGGACGLILLVSKKANRKTLIPFGPYLLIGAWVSIFFGANKAQEIINLWSINS, encoded by the coding sequence ATGGCTAAAATTGTGATTCCTGCAACTTTCCTATTATATGTGGCTTCGTACTTAGTTACTGGCTGGTCTATCCAGTTACTATCCCTAATTGCACTAGCTACCGTAACTGTGCCTCTTGTGGTTACAGATATCAAAGAGCACAGACTGCCAAACTCGTTTACCTCTACGGGGTTCATTGCAGGTCTTGGAGTTTCAATAATTCTAGCTATAAAGGAAAGCAGTCTCGGACCAGTAATACACACTTTGAGTGTTGCCCTACTTACGGGAAGTGCTTTCTTAGTGCTTTATCTTTTCTCGCGCGGCGGAATGGGAATGGGTGATGTAAAACTCGCAATAATGCTGGGGGCATTAATTGCTCCCTTTGGTTGGCCCGTATTAGTCATGGGTTTTATTGTGGCTTTTATCTTGGGGGGAGCATGTGGGCTAATTTTATTGGTGAGCAAAAAAGCCAACAGAAAAACGCTAATTCCATTTGGCCCCTACTTGCTAATAGGAGCGTGGGTATCGATTTTTTTCGGTGCGAATAAAGCCCAGGAGATAATTAACTTGTGGTCAATAAACTCCTAA
- a CDS encoding pilus assembly protein TadG-related protein, whose protein sequence is MRWIKGKSESGTIALIVAILVSSSLVIGMFVIVADTGSLFSERRVIQNAADAASLALARECANLGNGVIDGVSSGYSGPVCTSPIDAKDFAQKYANLNSPDSLTDVIEVCGQSPLNSCSSNSGAIFDCKTVDLKYLNYIRVTTSTRTTQGTSIENVFSNILNQNDAGTTVPGCAQSAWGKSSFAPIFFPMALPICDYALGGTRIIKSFSSNDPVVTGGCTVTDLNGVNFYYASPTKGFSLLANIGCPGVTSQQSVRVADLLTSEPSLLQVEKPCSDIGLNFYSQVSSFINVTLFVPVVTSVICSSTSVNCQGSYQFEVASFFAFKLLGLRFKNSGLAGVTPACPTNEICESSTNYWPSYCDSTAFCVYGTFERAAAPGADVSTDPNFPSIGAQAIQLLP, encoded by the coding sequence ATGCGTTGGATAAAGGGTAAGAGCGAATCAGGAACAATCGCTCTTATTGTCGCAATTCTTGTTTCTTCTTCGCTAGTTATTGGAATGTTTGTGATCGTGGCAGATACCGGCTCTTTATTTTCAGAAAGGCGGGTAATTCAAAATGCCGCAGATGCTGCAAGTTTGGCACTTGCCAGAGAGTGCGCCAATCTCGGAAATGGTGTCATAGATGGAGTTAGTTCTGGCTACTCAGGCCCGGTTTGTACTAGCCCTATAGATGCTAAAGATTTTGCCCAAAAATACGCAAACCTTAACTCCCCAGATTCACTTACAGATGTAATTGAGGTGTGCGGGCAATCCCCACTAAATTCATGTTCTAGTAATTCGGGGGCGATATTTGACTGCAAAACTGTTGATCTTAAATATTTAAACTATATTCGAGTCACTACTTCAACTAGAACAACGCAAGGTACTTCTATAGAGAATGTTTTTTCCAATATTTTAAATCAAAATGACGCTGGTACAACCGTTCCTGGCTGTGCACAAAGCGCCTGGGGTAAATCTAGTTTTGCTCCAATTTTTTTCCCAATGGCTCTTCCAATCTGCGATTACGCATTGGGAGGGACGAGAATTATTAAAAGCTTTTCCTCTAATGACCCTGTCGTTACTGGTGGATGCACAGTTACAGATTTAAATGGGGTCAATTTTTATTATGCCTCACCTACAAAAGGCTTCAGTTTGTTAGCAAATATTGGCTGTCCGGGTGTGACTTCGCAGCAAAGTGTCAGGGTGGCTGACTTACTGACTTCCGAACCCTCGCTCTTACAGGTGGAGAAGCCATGTTCAGATATCGGCTTAAATTTTTATTCCCAAGTTTCGAGCTTCATCAATGTAACTCTCTTCGTACCAGTAGTTACAAGCGTTATATGTTCAAGTACAAGCGTCAACTGTCAAGGAAGTTACCAATTCGAAGTTGCAAGCTTCTTTGCATTCAAGCTATTGGGTTTGAGATTCAAGAACTCTGGATTAGCAGGGGTAACTCCTGCATGCCCAACTAATGAAATATGTGAGAGCAGCACGAATTATTGGCCTTCCTACTGCGATAGCACGGCCTTCTGTGTTTACGGTACATTTGAACGTGCAGCTGCACCCGGTGCAGATGTTTCGACAGATCCAAATTTTCCATCAATCGGAGCTCAAGCAATCCAACTACTTCCATGA
- a CDS encoding PIN domain nuclease, which translates to MAVTGWLIDKSALVRLGSSPDAKLWALRITAGVVHLSSITRLEIGYSARSSKELVASINNPPISTMPIELLSPAIEERAWEVLRELARVGKHRAPLIPDLLLAATAEKCGLTILHVDKDFELISKVTGQPQERLVYSS; encoded by the coding sequence ATGGCGGTAACAGGATGGCTCATTGATAAATCGGCGCTTGTACGTCTGGGTTCTTCCCCCGATGCCAAACTGTGGGCTTTACGAATAACTGCTGGAGTTGTCCATCTCTCCTCAATTACTCGATTAGAGATTGGCTACTCAGCTAGATCTTCAAAGGAGCTTGTCGCATCCATCAATAACCCGCCAATTTCCACAATGCCAATTGAACTGCTATCACCTGCAATAGAAGAGCGTGCGTGGGAGGTATTACGTGAACTCGCGCGAGTAGGAAAACATCGTGCGCCCTTAATCCCTGATTTATTATTGGCGGCAACTGCCGAAAAATGCGGACTTACAATTTTGCATGTAGATAAAGATTTCGAATTGATCAGTAAAGTTACAGGTCAACCGCAGGAGCGTTTGGTCTACAGTTCTTAA
- a CDS encoding Flp family type IVb pilin, with translation MTGFIVKGIITANQVLEGLKTKVESIHSDERGVTAVEYALIVGLIAIVIIGAVTLLGTSVSNLFARARCAVVGGVWTAATNTCSI, from the coding sequence ATGACAGGCTTTATTGTTAAAGGGATTATCACGGCCAATCAGGTTCTTGAAGGATTGAAAACTAAAGTTGAATCCATACATTCTGATGAGCGTGGAGTCACTGCTGTTGAATATGCGCTCATAGTTGGTTTGATCGCTATCGTGATTATCGGTGCGGTTACATTACTTGGAACAAGTGTATCAAATCTATTTGCCAGGGCACGTTGCGCAGTAGTTGGTGGGGTTTGGACTGCCGCAACGAATACCTGCAGTATTTAA
- a CDS encoding type II secretion system F family protein produces MRLQSFLVSFVVAVASFTVVYWGLTYFSKNFSATRLRIRRKYLINAYVVGDKPRRIQKPPVQISTAIKLFENYGNRIIRDQYKNRLQTLITNSGVIGSEGFTSLVRRKLAFSLVGFGISFLLLLFKTTSAIPLVLAFFVFGYFLPNLEEIGKRIIWREYKTKLENLLSSAGDWESSHYFTLIKRKLVFSFFALIISYFYLLTKSQSFSVLPLSLFLISLGFFMPDILLQNRVLKRKELIAQSLPDAIDMLLMCVSAGLAFPAALTKVAETQSGPVADEFSRVTKEVQLGQSRTDALNAMAQRTNEIHVQRFVGAMVQVDRFGIPVSSVLEEQSKEMRAARRESAREQGQKVPLKILAPIMLFFLPCVLIIILGPAILGIIRTFST; encoded by the coding sequence ATGAGACTGCAGAGCTTCCTAGTCAGTTTTGTTGTCGCTGTCGCCTCATTTACTGTGGTGTACTGGGGGCTTACGTATTTTTCAAAAAATTTTTCGGCAACACGTTTGAGGATACGGCGTAAGTACCTGATTAATGCTTATGTGGTGGGCGATAAGCCACGAAGGATACAAAAACCTCCTGTACAAATTTCAACAGCCATAAAGCTATTTGAAAACTATGGTAACCGAATTATTAGGGACCAGTATAAGAATCGACTCCAAACTTTGATTACCAATTCAGGTGTTATTGGAAGCGAGGGTTTCACTTCCTTAGTCCGCCGTAAATTGGCTTTCTCATTGGTGGGCTTCGGAATTAGTTTCTTACTTCTCTTATTTAAAACGACCTCAGCCATCCCGTTAGTTTTGGCTTTTTTTGTTTTCGGGTATTTTTTGCCAAATTTGGAGGAGATCGGCAAACGGATTATTTGGCGAGAGTATAAGACAAAACTGGAAAATCTGTTGAGTAGCGCGGGCGATTGGGAATCTAGCCATTACTTTACTTTAATTAAGCGAAAACTTGTTTTTTCATTTTTTGCCTTAATTATTTCATATTTCTATCTACTGACCAAGAGTCAGAGCTTTAGTGTTTTACCCCTTAGCCTTTTTTTGATTTCTTTGGGGTTTTTTATGCCGGATATTCTTTTGCAAAACAGAGTTTTAAAGCGTAAGGAACTCATCGCCCAATCGTTACCTGATGCAATTGATATGCTCTTAATGTGCGTCAGTGCCGGATTAGCATTTCCGGCTGCCCTTACTAAGGTGGCTGAAACACAGTCAGGGCCAGTGGCTGATGAGTTTTCGCGCGTTACCAAAGAAGTGCAACTAGGTCAGTCACGCACTGACGCATTAAATGCAATGGCGCAAAGAACTAATGAAATACACGTTCAAAGATTTGTAGGCGCTATGGTTCAAGTTGATAGGTTTGGTATTCCGGTATCGAGTGTTCTAGAAGAACAGTCGAAGGAAATGCGTGCGGCCCGCCGAGAGTCAGCGCGAGAGCAAGGCCAGAAAGTGCCGTTGAAAATTTTGGCACCAATCATGTTATTTTTTTTACCATGTGTTCTAATTATTATTCTAGGTCCAGCCATATTGGGAATTATTCGCACATTTTCAACTTAA
- a CDS encoding aminotransferase class V-fold PLP-dependent enzyme: MSAAGESYEETLNIAVKHSQKWLNSIPTRDVNPAKTADEIKEALTSFLPEGPTDPSLVVEKLASIGEAGLMAMGSGRFFGWVIGGTLPAALGADWLVSTWDQNGATRVATPTTAAVEEIAAKWLLEILGLPLTADVGFPTGGMMANFTGLISARQKVLTDVGWDLDRKGLFGAPSVRVLVGKERHDTVDRALRYLGLGEPIEIDVDSQGRIRVDSLKSELEKESGPTILCLQAGNLHSGAFDPFREAIELAHKHNAWVHVDGAFGLWALASPTLRPALDGVELADSWATDAHKTLNVPYDCGVTIVAHPAVLRSTYGVHTSYLIPTEGDMGEPSEKVPEFSRRARGVPVWAALHSLGRRGIAELVDRLVANARLLAKELSKIEGCELLNDITFTQVCFAFENDARTNEICALLIDDPSMWISGSKWKGRSVLRVSVSNWSTTSSDIAVAVEAIRRAASH, from the coding sequence ATGAGTGCAGCGGGCGAGAGCTATGAAGAGACACTAAATATTGCAGTAAAACATTCTCAAAAGTGGCTCAACTCGATTCCCACCCGCGATGTTAACCCGGCCAAAACGGCCGATGAGATAAAAGAGGCATTAACTTCGTTTTTACCAGAAGGTCCAACAGATCCTTCGCTTGTTGTAGAAAAACTTGCGAGCATTGGCGAAGCAGGTTTGATGGCGATGGGGTCAGGTCGTTTTTTTGGTTGGGTTATAGGAGGAACCCTTCCAGCCGCTCTTGGGGCTGATTGGTTGGTGAGCACATGGGATCAAAATGGTGCAACAAGAGTTGCGACACCGACCACTGCGGCGGTAGAAGAGATTGCCGCAAAATGGCTCTTAGAGATTTTGGGTCTTCCACTAACTGCCGATGTTGGCTTTCCAACCGGTGGAATGATGGCGAATTTCACTGGATTAATTTCTGCCAGACAAAAAGTTTTAACAGATGTTGGTTGGGACTTAGATCGAAAAGGTTTGTTTGGTGCACCTTCCGTTCGTGTTCTAGTCGGTAAGGAGAGACATGACACGGTCGATCGCGCTCTTCGCTATCTTGGATTAGGTGAACCGATTGAAATTGACGTTGATTCGCAAGGACGCATTCGAGTGGACTCACTTAAGTCGGAGCTTGAGAAAGAGAGCGGTCCAACAATTCTCTGTTTACAGGCAGGAAATCTTCACTCAGGTGCATTCGATCCATTTCGCGAAGCGATTGAACTGGCGCATAAACACAACGCCTGGGTTCATGTCGATGGAGCCTTTGGTCTGTGGGCTTTAGCCTCGCCAACTCTTCGCCCAGCTTTGGATGGAGTCGAACTAGCTGACTCATGGGCAACAGATGCACATAAAACATTGAATGTTCCCTATGACTGCGGAGTAACAATAGTGGCGCACCCCGCCGTTTTACGTAGCACGTATGGAGTGCATACAAGCTATTTAATCCCGACAGAAGGGGATATGGGGGAGCCATCGGAAAAGGTGCCGGAGTTTTCACGGCGCGCTCGCGGCGTTCCAGTCTGGGCGGCATTACATTCACTTGGCCGGCGTGGAATCGCTGAATTAGTAGATCGCTTGGTGGCAAATGCAAGGTTATTGGCGAAAGAGTTGTCGAAAATTGAAGGCTGCGAGTTACTCAATGACATCACTTTTACTCAAGTCTGTTTTGCATTTGAAAATGATGCTCGCACAAATGAAATTTGCGCACTATTAATTGATGATCCTTCAATGTGGATATCTGGTTCGAAATGGAAAGGTCGTAGCGTGCTTCGTGTTTCAGTGAGTAATTGGTCAACTACTTCTAGTGATATTGCGGTAGCAGTTGAAGCTATTCGAAGGGCTGCCTCTCACTAA